The Poecilia reticulata strain Guanapo linkage group LG4, Guppy_female_1.0+MT, whole genome shotgun sequence genomic interval GACATATGGATGAGCAGAACATTGGATGTATTCCACTGACGACTAAAGACGTAACAAAATCTGGgcatacaaatattttttttcccatactGTACATTCTTCTAAAATTATCCTGAACAAAAGaacaatgattaaaaatatatatccttAAGTTTCTAAACTGCCTATTaacttcagtgtttcatttaaagAGTGTAAAACGAAGCActattattcataaaaaatgagtaaaaaagtGATCAACATACCTTCTGAGAGGACGGGGAAGCCTTGATGTAGAACGGATTGTTGGCTTGCTCCTGCTTTCTGGCTTCCCTCCTCtgggaaagaaacaaaatccgCATCATGAATTAATCCACGAATAACCTCCTTACTCCGTTTTAGCACAAGCAGGGATCCACAGGAGAAGGCagataaataatgtttaaacaCTGAGCTAAAgatcaatacttttttttttccattaaacaatCACTGCCTGGGAATATATCCATACTATATCTTTGAGAATTGAGAATGTCAAACGAATATGCAACTGAAGGTGAAAAAAAGAGGACTTGTATCAACCACTGCCTTAAACTAAATAATGAAACGCAGATAACGGGAGCAAAGTCTTCTGCACCAAAGTGAAGCCGGTAAAATGTGCAGCTGCTGCGTTCCTCCATGCGTACCCTTGCGAGCTCTTTCTCGTCCACCTCCGTGTGACGGGGTCTGGAGTGTTTCGGCTCCTCCTTCGCAAAAATCGCCTTTGGCTGCTCGTCCTCAGACTCGCTTTCAGAAGGCGGTTCGTTGATCCAGGCGTCCAGGTCCAGGCTTCACAGGCATACAAAGATTTTCACACTTCAGTAGTCAAAATAATTGTGAATGTCGGTACATggtaaagaacaaaaacaaacaaacaaacaaaaaaaaaaaacgcactgACCCTTCAGGAACAGGAACTTTCTTCTGCGCTTTCGGGGCCACGGGGTTGAGTTCTCCTGCAAACAGCGCGTTGACTTCCTCTGCCACTTCCACGTCCTTCTGCTGGAGCTTCTGGATGTACTTGACCAGCTGCAGGATGCAGGACGCCTGAAGACAGAAGATGAGCCAGTCAGCATTGCACATACTCAACCAGATTAGTTTGTCTGGGTGTGACCCGTTCAGCTCCCCGTTTGTCTCACCCTCTCCTGGACTTCGAGGTTGGCGCTCTGCACAAACAGCGGCAGCCTGTCTATCATTAGCTGGCTGGCTTCCTGCGCAGCTGTGCTGTCcgtgttcccctcctcgccctTCAGCACCGTTGCAAACAGCTTGGCTGCGTTCTGAACATACACAGCCTGGATGTGGCCCGGCAGCGTGGCCACCTTGGGCCGTAGCATGGCCTCTAGCGTCTGCGTCGGGTTCTCCAGGTGTCTGCCAAAACGATACGATTTACATAACCGCCCGCATTCGGAGTCGTCCTCCGCTCGGCGCATTGCGTGTGGAAACACAAACTCACTCAGAGAACTCGCCGCAGATCCAGGCCGCAGCGTACAGAACCTCGCAGATGCCGTTCCGCTGCGTGTTGCCCGTCAGCAGGTGGGCGTTGTCCAGCAAAGTGGCCATCTGAGCGACGGCAAACACTCGTATGGCCTTCACCCGAATGGCGACGTCCAACATCTGAGAGGCGATGAGGTGGCCGTGTCGTGTGCCCTCTAATCGGGTCAGCTCCACCAGGATGCTGATGTACCTGTCAGTCACGCACAGGGCAGCGAGCGGTGTTCAATCCAACCAAGTCGAACTCTGAGCGAGGCAGAAAAGAGCGCAGGCAAATGGCAAAACAAACCATTCAAAGTTGGTGATGTACTGGTAGTTGCTCTGGCTGCAGATATCGATGATCTTGGTGAGAAGCTCGTCCCTGTAAGTGGTTCCTTCGGCTTTGTCCACATGCAGCATCAGCTTCTTTACAATCTCCATCAAGTTCTTCTTAGAAACCTGGACGAAGCAGAAATGCGACCCGTAATGACGAGTTAAGGTTTGATTCAATGTCTCTTACCttaattaaaaagacaacaaatcaaaaacatattGCTGAGGCTAACGATACACATTTTACTCCATGCACGAGCTCAATGAGCTTCCCGTTTATTCATCCTGAACAAACCTCATAATGTGCTCGGTTTTGTTGCCAACTTCCAATTTTTGTAAAACTCTTGACCTTACGATAGAGATTTAATCTTATTCTGGATAAAACAAGCACTACTTTCTTCATACCACCCTGCTGTGTTATCAACTTTCATTGATACTAATGTCAGCTTCCACATCTTTGTGCTCCCTCCCATTTCACTTTACACATCTCACCGAGACGAAAATGGCTTTTACATGCATGTTCACATACGGCATACATGGGTCAAACAGTGTGGTGTGCCGTTTCGGCTCCATACCATGCCGTAGAGAAGGTCCAACGCTCTGAGACGAATGGACTCATCTTTGTCGTCGAGACACTGCAGGATGAGGTCCTTATGAGACTGGACAGACTTGGGGTGAGTCTTCAGGATCTTGGACATGGCGAGCAAGCCCAAGTATTTCACTGCACAAAGATGAAAATGCACAACCTCATACGATGAACCTGATAGATTACAGCTCCTAATGTTTTGCTAGTTCTTATGCCTGCTGATACACAATTTGTTTAGACAGccaattattaatttatatgGATATTATTAATCTCAGTCCTTTTAAGCTGCATCACAGTCCAGCTGTAAATGCATTCACCCTGAAAgggctttttaaagtttaaatacttcAGTCATTCCATTGAAGGAATAAAACTCATCTTGATGAGAATAATTAGACACAGactgatatataaaaaaaaaaaaattcagttcattttcatGAGTATGGCCAACAACTGAGGAAAACGTTAAACTGAcgtttctcagaaaatgtgaacGTTACCGAAGAgcaattgaattatttttatatagGAACATTGCACTCGTGTGCACAATAATAGGAAGAGGTACGACTCTGCAGTCACCCACACTCTCTTGTAGAAAAGCACATTGCTGGAAAGATTAGTGGACAGAAAAAGTGGGGTAGAACACTATGCATAAGTAACAGCCTCAAGAGGACTGCGAAGGAAAGACTCTTCAAGAAGTTTCCgttttcattagctgcaagccataatcatcacaactaaagagaaataaacacttAGATCACTCTGTCATGAACagagttattgaaataaattcatttcatGATTTTCTAATTCATTGAGATCATCCTGTATATAACCTAAGTCCTACTACAAGCTACatattcaaaaaggaaaaaaaggaacacaaaacacacaggaCAATGGAAAGGACAAACACACGTACACACAGGAGactagttttgttttgatttatccTTTAAATCCCTGACAGATGTTAATCACACACCAAAAGGATTTTCTAAAATAGGCATTCTGTCAGTCGGGCAGGGAATAATGAGGCCTCTCAGCTTTCTCAATCAATAAACGTGAAGCAGTGACCTTGGGCGAGGAGAGGCTAGGTGCAGCGAATACCATCACACAAACGGCCAGCCACTGACGTCGCTACTtcacaaaaacagcagatgaCGATTAATACCATCTTTTACAAGTTATATCATGCAACGGGATCCATTTTTGCACAAcgcattttcttttactgtgggcaacaaaatgaataaatcatttaaagtcAGTTTTCCCACATCGTCATTTCTTACTCCTGTTCATTGAAATAACGCAGCAAAGCCTCAGTTTCTAAATTTAAGCTAAAAAGTTCACAAAGTGtagctcaaaagaaaaaagaaaaaaagaaacgcaactTGAATATGTATTAGTGTTTACTCTGTCATTGTCCATTTATATGTAAGACACAAGTTTGCCAGCCTGCTGGTTATACTCTTGTTAGTGTGTAAGTTTGTTctgtaaacattaaaaccattttCCCAAAGGGGAACTAATAATTTTAGGACCCTGAATTAGCTCCACATTTGAGCCGTTTCTCTTCAACTGGTTATGAGCAAGTCTTCCTAAAATGAAAGCTAagaatttaagtaaaaatagaTTCATGTTAGAGCCTAATCTTTGCTTCTCACAAAATACTAGAGATGCAGATTtcaaaatttttatatattcttttaAGTCTGGCCACAGAAGGAGCTTTCAATCCAAGATTTAAATGATGATTTTCAATATTATCctcatttatgaataaaaagcaaatttaCCTAACTTTTATCCGACATTTATGAACAACTACAACTAAGCGGTTGGTTGATGTGTTTATTGATGAGAATCTGTGGGATTTTAATTGTAATACATTAGAAAACTTTACAATTGTTCACTATTTGACCTGCTGATCACAAAACTGAGCAAATTAGAGTAAAACTTGCTCAATTTAATAACTTTAGCATTGTTCTGCTCTAAAATCTCTCAAAGATTTTCTGATAAAAGCAAGATGCAAGACTAAAACAGAGCCCACCTCTGAAGAccaggggagaaaaaaaaaaaaaaaaaagggtcatgATATTCATGCatgctttacattttttccatttttggttgatAGGCAGTGCTTTCTCTGTCAGTATCTTTATTCGGATCTCCAAAGCTCTGATACAAAGCAGGTTCAGCAGCGAGGTTTACCACCTCTAGTTCCCATAATAAGGTATTTGTTTTGCGTCACAGTACAGGCCGCTGTCTAGACGTACCAGACATCTGGTTCTGAGGAGCAACAACGATGCTCTAAAACCAAGCcacatttgatcaaaatatcttgaatattttttcctttcctctcatTAACTCAAAAACCAGGGGGAAGATAAAAGGATAAACAAAACGTTAAACCTCAAATTCTAATATACTACCACCAGAGATCCACTGTCTACACCGCACACACACAACTACCTAGAAATGGATGTCCGGATAACTCGAATGGCTGACTACAACAACGTAAACACCAAAACTGTTGTCGATACACAAGTTCAGCTTAAAgccgccccccccccccaaactgGCTGGTTATAGAGCTACAAACTAAAGCAGTCTGAAAAAGAACAGTGAAAGCTTCTTCACAGTCAAACTCAGCAATTTGCAGATGCTGCTTAGGAACAATGGTATTCCAAGCAGGCCTTCTAATTTAGTAAAAGTGCAATAATGTTCGAGTTATCCAGAGTCAGGAGGTCTACGGTCCGGTCGTCTACGAGGGCCGACTGTTCCACAgtcagaaacacacagacaatGAGAAAATGACACACTGCAGGCATTGACAGAGGGCTCACAGTTCTGGTCCGAGTCTTCTATCAGGATTCGCAGTTTCTGCACACAGAGCTgtgggaaagagagagaaagaaagagaggaacaggagaaaaacaaagggaGCAGAGGAATTAATGATCTAAACCTTTCCACACCAGGTCTGATTCCCAAaaggaaatatgcaaaaaaaatgaaataaaatctagagTAGCTATCTTTCCGGATCACAGAAAAATGagctgaatgaaaaatgtcttttggcCTTCCAATCAGACAGACCATTTGCTCATCATGCATTATGATTCAGCTGGAGTGGAAAGGATTGCATTGAGCGCAATTTCCATGCAAACTTAAATAGGTGCGATGGAAAGCTGGAGCTCCCTACCTGGATGCTAGCGCTGTGGTTGGGCATCCCAGAGGACAGAGAAATCAACACTGCAATGAAAGACAACAAGGCGATTAGCTCAGGTCTGGAATCTTTACAGAAGTTTGACTTACATATTTGGATAAATGAGATTTGCTAGATggcaaaatgcatttttaacttTCGGTGCTTACAAACGCAACAGTAGGAGTTGTGGTTTAAGTCTACGAGTCAAATTCCTTAGAAACATAATTTGTTGAATGCATTCCCCACAGATTCCCAGTACTCACCTGCAATTACAGTGTTGACACATTCATACAGCAAAGACATGGCAGAGGTGCTGTGGGAGAGAAAGATGAGTTAAAGAGCAAGAACAGATTCATTTGCCTCAAACTGGAATATTTTAGCATccataggaaaaaaatataagcaGGACTTTGATCTCACCTGTGGATTAAGTTTGTCAGAGGCTCAATAAGCTTCTTCCCCAACCTTGGCTCCAGAGGCGTGAGCGCACCAAACTGTCAGGAGAGGAAAAGGGTGACAATATTGTCAAACTAAATATTGGAGCTACAGTGTGAGGATTTTGCCAGTTTTCCATGCGAAAGCTTCAGCACAGATTAAACTTGACTATAAAGCTGCAAATGACACGACTCTGTTGGTAATCCTTTATCTGTAGTATCCTAAGTGTCATGTGATCTTGTGGGAAGAAGAGGCATCATTTCCTCTTTCAGTGTACATGCACTCttttaaatagcaaaaatacttaaaaagcataacacaaaaacaaatacaatagAACAAAAAGCACTGAAGCGGATTATTTCTTTGCTCCGGACCTACTAGTGTTGAGAATTCTCATGTTTCTAGTGTTTTCGTTTGATGCGCCTGCTCCAGTCGTCCTGTTAACTTACCAGTTTGATGATCTTAATGAGAACCCAGTTATTGGTGGAGGAGGTCATAAGCTTGAAGAAAAGGGGGGCGAGAGACAGGTAGTTCTTTGGGTTTCTCCTCGCCAGCTCACAAATCACATTGACGGCTGCTGACTGGACACCTGAGAGAGCAGAGAATAATTaaacagagggggaaaaaaagccagtGTGATTGCAATGTCAATTCGATTCAAAGTGTGTATATTGTGCATAGCGGGGGGGAAAAATCCCCAATGATAATAATGCGAGagcaaccaaaaacaaaatttagaataacaattatgttttatgtgtaGCAGGTAAAGCCAGAATACACATTTGAATCTCAGTTCCATTAATGGACGGGTAGAAGTAAATAAAGTAGATGGCAACATATCATAGTGCCATCACATACGCCTCCAATAAGCACcacaaactgattgaaaatgtctttctgtaCAATAAACTAAATACATGTCTTGGTAATTACCTGGATCTGGGTCCTCCAGTTTCTCCTTCAGTCTTGGGAAAGCGGGGCGCAGAGATTCTGGGTACTTTAAAAATACCTTATACATGATCAGCACAGCTTTCTTCCTGATGTAGGGTTTGGTGTGGGACATCTGagtaaaaaacagcaaagaaaatgagaaatacaatagttttattcaaatatacATTATATTATACATTTCTGAtctgttctgaaaaaaaaaaaaaaggcctagAGGGAAAACCGGACATCCAGggcagggaaaaaaacaaaaagaaaaacaacaggacACTGGAGGATGAGCCATGCAGATAAACTTGACATTTTCTGTGACTCACCAGTGTCATAATGTCATTAGCGAGATCCCGTGCCAGATCAGGGGTAACAAAACAAGACAGGCCTGTTAGGGCAACACCTGTGTCATACTGGTTGGGACTACTGAGATCCTgcggggaggggggggggatatagccagaacagaaagaaaaattattgatttaatgaAAACCAGTCAGCTCACAACAAAGCATGAGCATCAAGGCGCACAAAACAGGTGCATCGCTGACCTTTcggatctgattggttgtcagCATGATGACATCTGTGCTCTCGTGAAAGCACTGCGAGGCTGCCAAGTAACCAATCCTCTGCAAAAAGGAAGGCAAACACATTCATCAGCAAGCTGACAGGAATGTACCTGAACAGCGCATTTCCCAGAGAGGATCCACGGTAAAACTTTCAGAAAAGCCACTTTCTGTTGCGAGATGAGCTCAGCAATAACACAACCGGAGTCCTACCTTGTATGTGAACTTGGAGGAACTCATGACTTCAACGATGTTGAAAGCGGCCCAGCTGACATCGTAGCCCAGCATCTGAAGCTGTAAAACAGACGGGACGGAGACGGTGGGCATAAGAGGAGAAGAGGGGGCGGCTTTAAACTGTGTCTGcgataaatacagaaactgtAAAGCTCTGAATGTGAGCAAAGGCGGCAAAATGGACGGAGGTTTAAACCTCGATGCGTTTGCaatctacaaataaaaacaaaactgattacattttaattggaAATTGTGCTGCTAGTAGTGGTGAAATCTCCAGCTGCAACACATTACAAGCAGCTACAATGTTACAGAGTTCACCTGATAAAGCTTTACAAGAAGCCAtgagaaatatttcacaatcaTTTTGTTCTGCATATCAAGGTGATTCCATCTACATCATTTCTTCCAATGATAAATAACACCATATATTCATAATAACCGAACATAATCAGATTCTATcacttttttccctctcttaaaaaaaaactgcaaattgaTTAACAGTATATTGCACAATGTctaacaagacaaaaataaaactgactacAGTTTTCTGTGCTTCTCTCACGTGTCTTGCAGCGGAATGCACATCAATACTTAATCCTGCAAACCGCATGGAGCAACGCTTTCATTTTTAGCAGGCGCTTAAAAACGAGGACATGGTCTTCTACCAGAAGAAGCAGGGAGGGAATGGATTAAACCACCAGCGCTACACAGAGTCTCatctgtgtgtgcgtgagtgtatATGTGCGGAGCAGAAGTGACAGGCGGCGGAGTGAGCAGGCAGAGGGGATCTTACGTAGGTGAGCTTGCACACAGCATTGGCCTTGACAGCAATGTTGTCTTGCTTGAGCTCCTGTTTGATCTCGTCGATGCACGTGGAGATGTATTTGGCCTGCGGACAGACAAAAGGAGCGGGCGAGGGGAGAACAGACAAAAGCAAGACACCAGATCAGATTAGGTGGAGCAATATCCGGAGCGGCATGTTTCGGCCGAGCAACAGAAGCCGGCTGCAACGATCCCGGTTGTTCTGTTGTCGCTCTCCAGTCAGTCAACAGAAGGGGGAACTAAGTAAACAGTTTGCACAAGTCCTGCCCTTCATGTCGCTCTCCATCCAAGACTGCATCTATTGACGCGCCTACTGTTGGCTCAGGGAGGCAGCCGAGTCACACGTCAAGCCGTAATCGAATACAATTGtcttccaataaaaaaaaaatgtaaaaagcagtaaaaaaataaagcagaaaacatggaagagGACATTGTTTAATCTGTGTCTGGTTTATTACTTCAAAACTTTAACTTGCAGTGAAAGTTATTACTGCTGTTTGGTGTCGAATGataacttttttcaaaaagcaCATTGAAATACAGCTTATTATTGAATGGGCCAAATGAGTACATTTAgcctgaattaaaaaaaaaagtgaaataaactcaTTTGAATAGTTGGAATTGAAGTTCcaacaatttcttttaaaaataaatagaaaacacaaagtagagttTCTTaagaagatatttaaaaacgGTGATATGAGGAGGCAGAGCCTTCTACAACTTAATGATGATGAATGAAGAATCTTGATTAGCGTTCATTTTTCCACAGGTCTTTCAGTAGCAACTGAGAAGTTGACCTCAGAGCTCTGACTGGAGAATTACTGCACAACACATCAGCAATCTATCCAGGTGAATATTCTGACTCCTGGGTGCTACAacaccttttccttccacttaactttccttTCTTATACTTGGACAAAGCCAAAGCACTGAAAAGTAAATTTCTTTAGGAACAGCTTTTGTGGCTTACACTTCTTATGAAAAGTCCATTTCTTTAGGAACAGCTTTTGTGGCTTACACTTCTTATGATGGGCTGATAAGGACTCTGCTAGACAACGGTCAATTCaacaagttttactttttaacctACTGAAATAATTACCACTTCTGCGAAAAGCTCTGAATCATTCGGATGCAACTGCAAAAAAGGTCGAACCAgccaacaaattaaaacaattagaaTCCTGAAAAGATCATCTCCAAACAAATAGAATACATTATTCAATTAgggtttaataaaacaattcatttaattcagCAGTGGGGAGTCAACAGCTTTCATGCAAGAAACCAAGTCAGCCATTGTGTTGAGAGGGGCAACCCCACTAAACAAACACATATAGCTATGTGGAGTGTGCTGGTCATGTGTATGCAGTCATGAGACAGCACAgtgacaggaggaggagggtggggggggCAAGGGTTGCTGAGCTCTGCTGCTGACGATCCAGGAGACGCTGCGTTTTCCAGAGATCGCACAAGAAGAGACGGTCTTACTCAATGTCGCTCAGAACCaatcaaaataactcaaataacTGGGGCAAGGCCAGCACACTGATACCAGTGGCTTCTACCTAAACAGGGCTGGAACTTTACTAGAGCGTGCGAGTTCTCCAAGTCGTCCCATTTCCTTTCTTTGAACAGAAGAAACCAACAAACGGCTCGGAATAATTTCCTATACGGGTTCCCTAAACTGTTCAGCGGCATCCTCACGCATTTCTTCAATTTGCTGTCTGTGCAGAAACACCAAAGAGGGAACGAATGAATGAACCGTGTGAAAGATCTCGCTCCCATGTGAAAAGCAAACGGAGAGCATGAGAAAATGCGGGCTGCCCACGGTTAGCACACACTCACAGGAAGACAGAGACGTagtattaatattttagcaaacTGTCCACTGTCGGCTGGGCAACCGGCAACTTATCTGGGCGACCAGGGTTAGGTTACAACTGTCGCCGAGTACAAAACCACGATCCGAGTCAAGAGATCAAACCCAAAGAGGCTTGAAGGACGCAGCAGGTCCCATAGTTTTATTTAgaacatttgatttgtttttttttatagaaactgCTGGTTTAGTTGCTGCGAAACAATTCTGCCCATCAGATGAGACTGTGAGGGGGCCAAAGTCTGCCTTTGCTCCTAGAGCTGCAACATGGATGATATCATCAAACACAGGCAGCCTGATTCCTAGGCCGCTCTGTGCATGTCGAAGCCGCTGCTTCAACAAGGTCCCCATCATTCGCTCTAAGAACCAGTTGGAGGAAGGAGATGACAATGAATCACAGTTTACCAGGAAATTACTGGTGAACTgcggaaacatttttttaggaCATTTGCCTTCGAGTTCGTTGCAGACGCAGATTATGTGTACGACAAAGGTTTaattgttgtgattttattctgttttagcAGAATGGAGATGTTTTTCGCCCCTGGGTTAAAGGTTAAGTAAGAATACACAATAATGTAGCTACAGGGGGGGTCAAAATGTAACTG includes:
- the ap3d1 gene encoding AP-3 complex subunit delta-1 isoform X3, with protein sequence MALKIVKGSIDRMFDKNLQDLVRGIRNHKEDEAKYISTCIDEIKQELKQDNIAVKANAVCKLTYLQMLGYDVSWAAFNIVEVMSSSKFTYKRIGYLAASQCFHESTDVIMLTTNQIRKDLSSPNQYDTGVALTGLSCFVTPDLARDLANDIMTLMSHTKPYIRKKAVLIMYKVFLKYPESLRPAFPRLKEKLEDPDPGVQSAAVNVICELARRNPKNYLSLAPLFFKLMTSSTNNWVLIKIIKLFGALTPLEPRLGKKLIEPLTNLIHSTSAMSLLYECVNTVIAVLISLSSGMPNHSASIQLCVQKLRILIEDSDQNLKYLGLLAMSKILKTHPKSVQSHKDLILQCLDDKDESIRLRALDLLYGMVSKKNLMEIVKKLMLHVDKAEGTTYRDELLTKIIDICSQSNYQYITNFEWYISILVELTRLEGTRHGHLIASQMLDVAIRVKAIRVFAVAQMATLLDNAHLLTGNTQRNGICEVLYAAAWICGEFSEHLENPTQTLEAMLRPKVATLPGHIQAVYVQNAAKLFATVLKGEEGNTDSTAAQEASQLMIDRLPLFVQSANLEVQERASCILQLVKYIQKLQQKDVEVAEEVNALFAGELNPVAPKAQKKVPVPEGLDLDAWINEPPSESESEDEQPKAIFAKEEPKHSRPRHTEVDEKELARRREARKQEQANNPFYIKASPSSQKVYQEAPGVEHIPVVQIDLNVPLKVPGLPMSDQYVKMEEERRQKERAEKKKKEKKKRKEKRSGRGKKHDSAPESEEDITPAHMVDIVTEEMPENALPSDDDERDPTDPHKALDIDLDKPLADSEKLPVRSHRAAEAQKSPTDGETENATLPEPKKKSSKEKREKKKDKERDRKKSKDEKKKKKHKHEDKEEDLLGGQADEPVLQSEETSQVAEPPASSSTTAEVSDLDFWLSNAPVPSNTQEAATVVAAAAAPAASVTAPNSEPDEPKDTEMEEMKSSKHKKKKQKKEKEEKEKKKKKKHHHHHHHGDGAGDESVQNGTVEEEEPLPPMSNYCLLAENSYIKMMMEDADEVYDIQGNLQDGSQVVVSVIFENKCSSFLKSMEFNVLDSLNSKLQRPEGSGPHDGLVVPFQLPPGVSNEARFVFTVQSIVMPQKLKGTLTFIVKNEDDSTHEKLDFKLHFTCTSYLITTPCYSDAFAKLLESGDLKSSSVRLEGVNMPFHHLLARICFHHHFSVVERIDSCASMYSRSIQGHHVCLLVKTSAQTVSIDAKCDEPTLLGNVLDEIKQTFSQC
- the ap3d1 gene encoding AP-3 complex subunit delta-1 isoform X4, which gives rise to MALKIVKGSIDRMFDKNLQDLVRGIRNHKEDEAKYISTCIDEIKQELKQDNIAVKANAVCKLTYLQMLGYDVSWAAFNIVEVMSSSKFTYKRIGYLAASQCFHESTDVIMLTTNQIRKDLSSPNQYDTGVALTGLSCFVTPDLARDLANDIMTLMSHTKPYIRKKAVLIMYKVFLKYPESLRPAFPRLKEKLEDPDPGVQSAAVNVICELARRNPKNYLSLAPLFFKLMTSSTNNWVLIKIIKLFGALTPLEPRLGKKLIEPLTNLIHSTSAMSLLYECVNTVIAVLISLSSGMPNHSASIQLCVQKLRILIEDSDQNLKYLGLLAMSKILKTHPKSVQSHKDLILQCLDDKDESIRLRALDLLYGMVSKKNLMEIVKKLMLHVDKAEGTTYRDELLTKIIDICSQSNYQYITNFEWYISILVELTRLEGTRHGHLIASQMLDVAIRVKAIRVFAVAQMATLLDNAHLLTGNTQRNGICEVLYAAAWICGEFSEHLENPTQTLEAMLRPKVATLPGHIQAVYVQNAAKLFATVLKGEEGNTDSTAAQEASQLMIDRLPLFVQSANLEVQERASCILQLVKYIQKLQQKDVEVAEEVNALFAGELNPVAPKAQKKVPVPEGLDLDAWINEPPSESESEDEQPKAIFAKEEPKHSRPRHTEVDEKELARRREARKQEQANNPFYIKASPSSQKVYQEAPGVEHIPVVQIDLNVPLKVPGLPMSDQYVKMEEERRQKERAEKKKKEKKKRKEKRSGRGKKHDSAPESEEDITPAHMVDIVTEEMPENALPSDDDERDPTDPHKALDIDLDNLMESAGRRPLADSEKLPVRSHRAAEAQKSPTDGETENATLPEPKKKSSKEKREKKKDKERDRKKSKDEKKKKKHKHEDKEEDLLGGQADEPVLQSEETSQVAEPPASSSTTAEEAATVVAAAAAPAASVTAPNSEPDEPKDTEMEEMKSSKHKKKKQKKEKEEKEKKKKKKHHHHHHHGDGAGDESVQNGTVEEEEPLPPMSNYCLLAENSYIKMMMEDADEVYDIQGNLQDGSQVVVSVIFENKCSSFLKSMEFNVLDSLNSKLQRPEGSGPHDGLVVPFQLPPGVSNEARFVFTVQSIVMPQKLKGTLTFIVKNEDDSTHEKLDFKLHFTCTSYLITTPCYSDAFAKLLESGDLKSSSVRLEGVNMPFHHLLARICFHHHFSVVERIDSCASMYSRSIQGHHVCLLVKTSAQTVSIDAKCDEPTLLGNVLDEIKQTFSQC
- the ap3d1 gene encoding AP-3 complex subunit delta-1 isoform X2, whose translation is MALKIVKGSIDRMFDKNLQDLVRGIRNHKEDEAKYISTCIDEIKQELKQDNIAVKANAVCKLTYLQMLGYDVSWAAFNIVEVMSSSKFTYKRIGYLAASQCFHESTDVIMLTTNQIRKDLSSPNQYDTGVALTGLSCFVTPDLARDLANDIMTLMSHTKPYIRKKAVLIMYKVFLKYPESLRPAFPRLKEKLEDPDPGVQSAAVNVICELARRNPKNYLSLAPLFFKLMTSSTNNWVLIKIIKLFGALTPLEPRLGKKLIEPLTNLIHSTSAMSLLYECVNTVIAVLISLSSGMPNHSASIQLCVQKLRILIEDSDQNLKYLGLLAMSKILKTHPKSVQSHKDLILQCLDDKDESIRLRALDLLYGMVSKKNLMEIVKKLMLHVDKAEGTTYRDELLTKIIDICSQSNYQYITNFEWYISILVELTRLEGTRHGHLIASQMLDVAIRVKAIRVFAVAQMATLLDNAHLLTGNTQRNGICEVLYAAAWICGEFSEHLENPTQTLEAMLRPKVATLPGHIQAVYVQNAAKLFATVLKGEEGNTDSTAAQEASQLMIDRLPLFVQSANLEVQERASCILQLVKYIQKLQQKDVEVAEEVNALFAGELNPVAPKAQKKVPVPEGLDLDAWINEPPSESESEDEQPKAIFAKEEPKHSRPRHTEVDEKELARRREARKQEQANNPFYIKASPSSQKVYQEAPGVEHIPVVQIDLNVPLKVPGLPMSDQYVKMEEERRQKERAEKKKKEKKKRKEKRSGRGKKHDSAPESEEDITPAHMVDIVTEEMPENALPSDDDERDPTDPHKALDIDLDNLMESAGRRPLADSEKLPVRSHRAAEAQKSPTDGETENATLPEPKKKSSKEKREKKKDKERDRKKSKDEKKKKKHKHEDKEEDLLGGQADEPVLQSEETSQVAEPPASSSTTAEVSDLDFWLSNAPVPSNTQEAATVVAAAAAPAASVTAPNSEPDEPKDTEMEEMKSSKHKKKKQKKEKEEKEKKKKKKHHHHHHHGDGAGDESVQNGTVEEEEPLPPMSNYCLLAENSYIKMVYDIQGNLQDGSQVVVSVIFENKCSSFLKSMEFNVLDSLNSKLQRPEGSGPHDGLVVPFQLPPGVSNEARFVFTVQSIVMPQKLKGTLTFIVKNEDDSTHEKLDFKLHFTCTSYLITTPCYSDAFAKLLESGDLKSSSVRLEGVNMPFHHLLARICFHHHFSVVERIDSCASMYSRSIQGHHVCLLVKTSAQTVSIDAKCDEPTLLGNVLDEIKQTFSQC